From the genome of Aspergillus oryzae RIB40 DNA, chromosome 4:
CTCACAATGAATACCACATGTTGGAAGGTGGTGAAAACCATGTGCCTAGTCTAAGCGAAGAACGACGGATAGGACACGGATTGCGCAGCAGTTGGGAAGCTTCGAAGCTTATTTGGTACTTTTGCGCTGCATTACTCGTGCGAGCAAAGGAACTACACTACGGGTATTGTAGAGAACAAGCTGGGAAAACTGACCTACTAACATACTGCATGCATCCGAGGAGTATGGAGAGCATGAACGTTTGAGGAGTCAAGCTATCATCCCAATTCTCCAGCCGTTTGAGCTCTATGAAGAAGGCTCCCTATGTTAGTCATTGAAATAGTTACCGGAGTGCTCCTGTATTTCCTTGCGTACGACCTAGTCCCGTTTCCTATAAAAGATGATGTCAAATACTTGGTCATTAGAATAAAACAACTGACATGAGCCAAACCGTTGAACCTTTGGTAACCCCACAGCATTACCATCTGACTGGAAGCGTGTGCACAGCTCCTTAAGGCGATCATCAGCCTCACAGGAAAATGGCCAGCAAGAGAATAGACCCATAACTAACAGTCGGTAGCCCTGATCCGGCTATAAACAACTTATGCGGGACGGGTCCTAGTGTAGGGATGGTTTCCCAAAGGTTAAGCGCCCTCGGCATGCCTGAATCAACTTGCCTTTAGCTCTTTTGTGCAGGGTTTGACATCGACTCCATAGTGAACGATCCCTCTCTGAGCACAGCAACTAGAAGGAGCTTGTAAGTACCGTTCCACCTAGCAGCGGTGTCAGAGTCGCAAGTTCTAAgtgggttttttttttttcgccgCAAGtcgaagaaacagaagaccAGGGGTATCTCGTATCAGTGGGGGCACTGTTGCACTAATGAAACGTGGTTGAACGTATTGCGATGTGCGCGTCGGTGGGGATAGAGTGAGCTACAGCCACTGCGAGTCAGTATGCCGAATAACAGGGAAAGTGGAGACAAATAGCTTAACTCTGTTTTCGGGAAAACCTCTTCATGTCGGCAAATAAGTTGCACCTAAGCGTAGCACGATGGGTCGCCATTAGAAAAAGCCGTTTGGTAGACTGAACAGTGAATTTCTTTGCCCGGTGAATGTACTGCACTATTCTATTGGGTTATTTCCCTAGAAAGTACCTGCCTTTCGGCTACTCTTCTTAAAAACGCATCTAACCCTATTCAACTTAATTTCCCtatcttttgtctttctattgAGTAAATAAAAGATAACGCGTTCAACTAGTAAGCCCAGCACAGGTTTCTATTCCCTCCGCACTGTGAATCCTAATCACGTTATACTCATAAGTGTGGGTTGGATATTCCTCGTATATTCGCTTGTTGATCGTAGCCGTGGTTAAGGGATTTACATCTTTCCATTCTAGATGCTTCGGTAGTTTAGAATCCTGAAACAAAGGGAAACACAGCCATCCCCTACCATGATCTACGAGATAACGCTCGGACTCTCTTACATTTCTATCCGCGAATTCTCCATAACTCACTTTGGAGTCGGTGCTGAGTCAAGGCCCCTTAGCCACGCTAACGTTGACATTACAAAAATGGAGCGTAATAACAGTAGTTTAGTTACTATAATAGCAATGAGCCCGTGCGGAGCCTTCTTCCAGTCACTCGAAGACTCACTCGTCTGCTGTAGTCTCCGGTTTTATGAACTGACCCTGACTTTAGCGCGGTCGTTGAAACTAACCACTGATCCATCATAATGACAAGGGTCTATTACCAGGGACTGTTAAAATACTCTTTCCGCACAGGTGCAGCTTCTGGCCCAGTTCTGCTCTCCCTAGGAGCTCAGGTATCGGAGTAGTGAACCTCACTATCCTCGGAACCTCTTGCCATTTAGACCTATCCCGATCTAGCTAAAACAAATACCGAGTCAGGCATGATCCAAATTAACCGACCTAGAGTTTTTTTTCCTACCGTAGTGGAGTTCGTGTGTGCCGATGGTGAAGTTAGGAAGCTGAGTAGTATCTCCTCATCCAAATGACTTCACTGTAGAAGGGTCACGTACACCAATATGTGCATCACCGATGAAGACAATCAATTATTGCGTTATTGTACCTAGCTAGAATTATTACCCGGTTGCACTGCTACTAGTAGGGCGTGCCACTTCTACTGCTGGCAGGAGTAGGTCTGCAAGGCCAGCTACAAACGATAAGAAACCAGGGTTTCCAAGCTTCTATCTTTATTCACGATTGCTTGTTAATTTATCTTACTTTCGATCGCGTATACCTACCGTAACTATGATTATATTGAATCATTCTAAAACAGGAAGATGTTGGCTTTTTTAATCCCAAGACATAAGAagggatatatatgtacaacCCTACTAATCAAGGCATGATCTCTTTATCATCACTCGGGCAAAGTCTTCCGCAGGGAACCCAACTTCCTATCAGCtgagagagaaaatgagTTGGCATATGACCGAAATCAGGCTCGTCAGCCCTAGCTATAACGCTCATTGGGGTCATGAAAGTTTCCCAGTGTGCGGCATCGTGGTGGTAACCTCGCTTCGGAGGTTTTGGTGAAGGGCTGATCATATGTAGGACAAGTTATTATAATCCAATGGCATGCCATCGTGAGCTTTCACTGAAGAGCCCTTTGCTACACAAGGCCTCCAGGTGTAACGGTCGGACTATCTTGGGGTCATTCGTCTATATCGTATCCCATAAATTCCCACCCATCGAGGTCGGGGAATGGCATATACTCGTGACCATTGCAAGTATCCTTCACCTAGTAACTCTCAGTAAGGTACGGCAAGTGATGAAAATACATGCTTCATAGATCCCATTCACACCCTGTTTCAATCAATTCCCAAGAGTAGTCCGCCAGTGTGACCCCTTGCACGATTCATAAATGTGTGTCCTTCCCCCTTTTCCGACACACTCATATGGGCTCTATAAGCCTTTATACCATAGTTGAGTCAATATGGGGCTGATAATAACTACCATAGCACTAGTCCTCTCAGCTCTATCGTGGCTAGACTGTGCAGTCTCTGTCCCTCGCGCCCCTCCCGAGCTCGACCTTTCGAAATTCCAAgacgagaacatcatcaCACGcgatgtatgtatcataGGCGGCGGTTCCGCCGGCACATACGCAGCAATCCGCCTTCGCCAAATGAACCAAAGCGTCGTGGtagtagaaaaagaggacCATCTAGGTGGCCACGTCAATACCTACGACGACCCTATAACGGAAACCGCCGTCGATTACGGAGTGCTCTACTACGAGAACCTACCCGTGGTGCGAGATTACTTCGACCACTTCGACATTGAACTGGAGAAAATTTCCATTCTAGAGCAGAACTCCACGCAGCATCGTGTCGACCTCCGAACCGGGACCCCCGTCGGCCCAGCCGAGGGCAACATGCTTCTGGCACTGGCGGCATACACGGCCCAATTACTCAAATACTCTTATCTCAACACAGGCTTTAACCTTCCTTACCCCGTGCCACCGGATTTGCTGCTCCCGTTCGGCGACTTCGTGAAGAAGTATAACCTTGAGGGAGCGGTCGATATCATTGCGATGTTTAATCAAGGCACGGGTGATATGTTGCAGCAGACAACCCTCTACATGTTGAAATATTTCGGCCTTGATGTGGTCCAAAGTGCATTGGGGGGTTTTCTTATaccagccagccacaacaATAGCGAGCTGTATGGCGCTGCGCGGGAAGAACTGGGCGAGGATGCATTACTGAATAGCATCGTCACTTATACATACCGCAATGAGGAGAGGGAGTACGCGTACGCAGTCGTGGAGACACCATCCGGGGCGAAAGTGATTCGCGCACGGAAACTCATCATAGCTATTCCACCCAGACTAGATTTGCTGAAGGGAATGGATCTGGACGAGTTAGAGCGAGGGTTGTTCGGACAGTTCAATAACACATGCTACTACACTGCTCTCACCAGGATCCCGGGCTTTCCGGAAGACATTCAGATTGTGAACCGTGCAACTGATACCCTTTACCAACTGCCGCCTCAGCCTGCGGTCTACGTGATCAACACCACGAGGGCACCGAGGCTGTTTACCATCCTCTACGGAAGCAAAGACCACATGACGGAAGCAGAGGTTAAGGGTAACATGACTCGCAGTGTCATGCAATTGAGAAACACGGGTTTACAGATTGAACCACCGGAGTTCGTTCAATATTCTGATCACAGCCCTTTCCTATTGACTGTCCCGCCGGATGCAATTCGAAATGGCTTCTACAGACATCTGAATGATTTGCAGGGCCATCGCAAGACGTACTATATGTCTGCCACATTTAATACGCAGGCATCGGCGCAGATCTGGTCATTCATTGATGGTTTACTGCAGACGAGCTTTTAGTGATGTTTGGGTAGACTAGGCAATGGTCATGGTAGATTAAAGTTGTCAGTTATGCCTACCTAGTCGGTTATGGCTAGATTAACCAAAGTTTTATTTCTAGCATATTTAggttttaaaaaaaaaacttttAACCAGTAGTTAACCCGGCTTAAAGTTGAAGCTATAAAACTACTCAGCACACAAAAAATGATAAGCACGTGGTCTATATTGTATTCCGGTGAAACACTAGAGTTCGTACAAGGAGATGAAACAGTGAACATCTCGCCGACTTTACGTAGTGGAATGACATGAATGATAAAAGCGATTAATGCTAAGGATGtataaatagaaaaggagaacTAATATTAGGGAGGTTAAGAACATCACAGGAGCTCTGAACCCAATCGATATGAGTGTACATACTGGAAAATCACTCTCATCCGTGATATCCTGCGGCCCCTTCATTATCTAGGTTCTTAGATGAATAGCTATTATGTTAGTTGACTACTTATTTACAAGATATGAAAGGAAGAGCTTGTCAATGGCAGGAATGTTAGTTATTGCAATGTCAAATATTCTCGGGTCACTTTTGAAATTTGGTGGTGAACATGGCGCTTCTCTCAGAGATTCCTCTGAGCTTCATATATAAGCTTTGAAATCAGTATGATTGATTATAAATATTGTGGTATAACTTAGGCAGTCGCAAGTCATCGCCAGAAACTTATCGTTCCCAAGCACAGCTCGTTCATCCTCGAGAGACATTATTGACATAACAAACAGCATTGGTATCCTAACAAGAATCAAATAGCAGAGGCATCAACAATTAGGCAGCGCGAGCCCTCGGTCCAGTTACCACAAACATCTCCTGCGGCCGCACACTGAATGCTCCGTTGCAGTTCACACCGTCGTTGCCCACCTTATAGTTCGGGTCTGCCAGTTCAAACTCGACATCTTTGAGGATACTGGCCAGCACCATGAAGGACCATTGCCAGGCATAACGCTTACCAATACACTCGCGCTTACCGTTCCCAAAACCCTTCTTCACGCCCTTCGGGAGTCGGTCAAAATTCTCACCGACCATACGCTCGGGCTTGAACGCTTCGGGGTCTTCGAAGACGGCCGGATCACGATTGACGGCCGCTAGGATGGCGATCAGGGCCTGGCCCTTGGGAACTTCGTACTCACCACCGGCGAGCAGGACCGGGCCCTCATTCTCAGGGATAGGTTCGATATTGAAGCCGGGGGCGACGCCAGATAGTCGGAAGGATTCTCGCAAGACACCTTCGGTGTAGGGGAGGCGAGCAAGATGCTCATGTTCAATCCTGACAGAAGGTCCACCGACCACAGCGTCCAGCTCCTCGCGAGCCTTGGCAGCCGCGTCTGGGTTGTTCGCCAGATAGTACATTGCGAAAGCGATTAGGTTGGGTGCTGTGGCACTAccaatgaagatattgatgatCTCATCCAGCACCTGGCTGTCGGTCAAACCCTTGCCGGTCTCCGGGTCTTTGCCTTCTAGCAACGCATAGAGCATGTCCTTTTTGTCGGTTGGGTTCGCCCTGCGAGTCTCAACGATATCCTTTCCATAGTCTCGCATAGTCTTGATCCATGCGTTCCATTTACGGCTGTGGAACAGCCAGTTAACTATCCTGAGACGGAAAGGTCGGTGCATCGCCTCATTGGTAGCACAGCCCATGGCTTTGATGACCGCAGGTTCAGGACCCTCCATGATATGTACCCGCTgatcgaagaagcaaagcaTGTTTGCGGCATGGTTGCATCGATCCAAGTCGTTCGTCACATTGATACGTTGCCGGGATCCCGTAGTCCATTTCTTGATCAGGTCATCAGTTGTCTCCTGGATGCCGGAGAATACCTGCTCAACAGCTTCCCACGAGACAAGAGGCGCCATTATGCGGTGTGCAATACCCCATGATATTATTTCCTCTGTAGTGTGCTTTGCCGTGAACAAACTGTCATTGACCGCATCGCGGATGGCTAGGATAGGGCCAGCTACGCATTTGCGGAAGCGCGTTTCGTCGCAAACCTCCTCTAGTAGGTGGGCACCGGTAATAAAGACGATATCCTTACCGAGGATATtgattttgaagatgggaCCTAGGTACGGACACGCGGTGTTAATTGTGTTCCATCGCAAAAGGCTCATTGGGACTCACGATAATCCTTGGCTAGTTTGTTAAAGGAGCCCCAGGTATTATTGCCATCGAGATCGAAGACGTTTCCCAGGATGGGAACACCTTTCGGCTTCGGAATCGGCGACGGCATGATGTTCGCTATGTCAGGAAAAGTACAAAAATTCCAATGGAAGGGAGGAGGTTCAGGTGCCAGTGGGCAGGCAATTTAAATTTCCTATCCGCCAGGTGCTCTCCTGCCCCATCCTACACATTCGTCCCCGTTCTTGCCCGTGCAACCACTGGCGCCAGCCATGATTTGTGAAGATTCTTGTGTGGCTGCAGATCTCGGCTCAGCTGAATCTCGCCGATTCGCGCGACGATCTCAGAACAATAGTTTGTGATTTGGCTGGCTGGCTTGGCCGTGAGTCCACTGGCTGTCTCCTAGTGGTCCTACAGCAGGATCGATCGTCGCACAGATCATGGTTCGTCTGGATGAGAGCTTCCTTGCTTAGACAGGGGCCCAATAGAGAGGGCGGCGCCCACTCAGAGTGGAACGATTGTCAGCGCGAGCCCCAGCTGGAGAGAGAAGGGGTGGTCGGTGTGGATGTTTGTTTTGATTTGGTTCCGCGACACGAGATAAGATGGGTTCTGATTTGGTGGAACTCTGATCCACTGCCGCCGCGGACTGTCATGAAGAGCAGACCAGCTCT
Proteins encoded in this window:
- a CDS encoding uncharacterized protein (predicted protein) — its product is MGLIITTIALVLSALSWLDCAVSVPRAPPELDLSKFQDENIITRDVCIIGGGSAGTYAAIRLRQMNQSVVVVEKEDHLGGHVNTYDDPITETAVDYGVLYYENLPVVRDYFDHFDIELEKISILEQNSTQHRVDLRTGTPVGPAEGNMLLALAAYTAQLLKYSYLNTGFNLPYPVPPDLLLPFGDFVKKYNLEGAVDIIAMFNQGTGDMLQQTTLYMLKYFGLDVVQSALGGFLIPASHNNSELYGAAREELGEDALLNSIVTYTYRNEEREYAYAVVETPSGAKVIRARKLIIAIPPRLDLLKGMDLDELERGLFGQFNNTCYYTALTRIPGFPEDIQIVNRATDTLYQLPPQPAVYVINTTRAPRLFTILYGSKDHMTEAEVKGNMTRSVMQLRNTGLQIEPPEFVQYSDHSPFLLTVPPDAIRNGFYRHLNDLQGHRKTYYMSATFNTQASAQIWSFIDGLLQTSF
- a CDS encoding putative cytochrome P450 (cytochrome P450) is translated as MPSPIPKPKGVPILGNVFDLDGNNTWGSFNKLAKDYRPIFKINILGKDIVFITGAHLLEEVCDETRFRKCVAGPILAIRDAVNDSLFTAKHTTEEIISWGIAHRIMAPLVSWEAVEQVFSGIQETTDDLIKKWTTGSRQRINVTNDLDRCNHAANMLCFFDQRVHIMEGPEPAVIKAMGCATNEAMHRPFRLRIVNWLFHSRKWNAWIKTMRDYGKDIVETRRANPTDKKDMLYALLEGKDPETGKGLTDSQVLDEIINIFIGSATAPNLIAFAMYYLANNPDAAAKAREELDAVVGGPSVRIEHEHLARLPYTEGVLRESFRLSGVAPGFNIEPIPENEGPVLLAGGEYEVPKGQALIAILAAVNRDPAVFEDPEAFKPERMVGENFDRLPKGVKKGFGNGKRECIGKRYAWQWSFMVLASILKDVEFELADPNYKVGNDGVNCNGAFSVRPQEMFVVTGPRARAA